The Cyprinus carpio isolate SPL01 chromosome A9, ASM1834038v1, whole genome shotgun sequence genome window below encodes:
- the LOC109071046 gene encoding death-associated protein-like 1-B, whose translation MVQLSKTGVRDTLKAGHPPAVKAGGKRVVKKSADDNANVEKEGKKVDKSRSLPTPSRMQHLSLLLTGPLEKLGHDFPETPVSVRHSRVMPSVEKPHVPRISICIQQPRRF comes from the exons ATGGTGCAACTTTCTAAAACCGGAGTGAGAGACACGCTGAAAGCTGGTCATCCTCCCGCAG TGAAAGCTGGAGGAAAAAGAGTGGTGAAGAAGAGTGCTGATGATAACGCCAATGTGGAGAAAGAGGGCAAGAAAGTGGATAAATCCAG GTCCCTGCCAACCCCTTCCAGAATGCAGCACCTGAGTCTTCTCCTGACTGGTCCACTTGAGAAG TTGGGTCATGATTTCCCGGAGACTCCAGTTTCTGTGCGGCACAGCCGAGTCATGCCGAGCGTGGAGAAACCTCATGTCCCGCGCATCTCCATCTGCATTCAACAGCCACGCAGGTTTTGA